A genomic segment from Diospyros lotus cultivar Yz01 chromosome 5, ASM1463336v1, whole genome shotgun sequence encodes:
- the LOC127801969 gene encoding beta-glucosidase 13-like, which yields MASKSFLLLGLLVVAASVLLAQTEPVVASYEEVPKYFNRTNFGSGFLFGSSQSAYQYEGAADKRGETIWDAFIRDFQSKISDGSNATVANGFYYLYKDDIKVMKAMGLDAFRFSISWARVLPHGKLSGGVNEIGVAFYNSLIDELLKHGIKPFVTLHHFDTPEALEKEYGSFLSDKIVNDYGDYAEFCFKTFGDRVKYWITFNEPNVFIPHGYDSGDMAPGRCSAWRNNSCPAGNSATEPYIVGHHLLLAHAEAVKRYKEKYQASQKGIIGITIIVGGMYPLSDQDTLAAKRVQDFFSGWFLHPVVYGDYPRRMRALVRKRLPTFTAAETEILRGSYDFIGVNYYSSYYVENVPFSNKPAHLSYSSDYYGTLATEKNGTTIGPLKGTLYSVPQGFRDVLNYIKTYYKSPTIYITENGTGQTNNQTTEEGRKDPYRVDYYYSHLKALNQAIKEGVDVKGYLAWSQLDNFEWSSGYTIRYGINYVDYATLKRYPKYSADFYKKFLLK from the exons ATGGCCTCAAAAAGCTTCCTGCTGCTTGGCCTCCTAGTTGTTGCAGCTTCAGTACTACTGGCTCAAACTGAGCCCGTGGTTGCTTCCTACGAGGAGGTTCCGAAGTATTTCAACCGAACCAATTTCGGCAGTGGCTTCTTGTTCGGTTCATCTCAGTCTGCTTATCAA taCGAAGGTGCAGCGGACAAAAGGGGCGAGACCATATGGGACGCATTCATTCGCGATTTCCAAA GTAAGATTTCAGATGGCAGCAATGCTACCGTGGCTAATGGCTTCTATTATCTTTATAAG GATGACATAAAAGTAATGAAGGCTATGGGCTTGGATGCTTTCAGGTTCTCCATCTCTTGGGCCAGAGTATTGCCTC ATGGAAAACTAAGTGGAGGAGTGAACGAGATAGGAGTTGCCTTCTACAACAGTCTCATTGATGAACTCCTAAAACACG gTATAAAACCTTTTGTGACGCTTCATCACTTTGATACTCCGGAAGCCCTTGAAAAGGAATACGGGAGCTTCTTAAGTGATAAAATTGT GAATGATTATGGAGACTATGCAGAGTTCTGTTTTAAAACTTTTGGAGATAGAGTGAAGTATTGGATCACATTCAATGAACCAAATGTTTTTATTCCACACGGCTATGATAGCGGTGATATGGCACCTGGAAGGTGTTCTGCATGGAGGAACAATAGTTGTCCTGCTGGAAATTCTGCAACCGAGCCTTACATAGTTGGCCATCATTTGCTTTTGGCACATGCTGAAGCAGTGAAACGATACAAGGAGAAATATCAA GCATCTCAAAAGGGAATAATAGGAATAACCATAATTGTGGGCGGAATGTATCCTCTGTCTGATCAGGACACACTTGCAGCTAAACGAGTTCAAGATTTTTTCTCTGGATG GTTTCTCCACCCAGTCGTCTACGGTGACTACCCACGAAGAATGAGAGCCCTTGTACGAAAACGATTGCCAACATTCACTGCAGCGGAAACCGAGATATTGAGAGGGTCATATGACTTCATTGGAGTAAACTACTATAGCTCGTATTATGTGGAGAATGTTCCGTTCAGTAATAAGCCAGCTCATCTCAGCTATTCATCAGATTATTATGGCACCCTTGCAa CTGAGAAAAATGGAACCACCATTGGACCGCTG AAGGGAACCTTGTACTCTGTTCCACAAGGATTCAGAGACGTTTTGAACTATATTAAAACATACTACAAAAGTCCAACTATATACATTACAGAAAAtg GGACGGGTCAGACGAACAATCAGACAactgaagaaggaagaaaggatCCATATAGGGTGGATTACTACTATAGCCATCTTAAGGCCCTTAATCAAGCTATTAA AGAGGGTGTTGATGTTAAGGGTTATTTGGCATGGTCACAACTTGACAACTTCGAGTGGAGTTCTGGTTATACCATCAGATACGGAATCAACTATGTAGATTACGCGACCTTGAAAAGATACCCTAAATATTCAGCTGATTTTTACAAGAAATTCCTCCTTAAATAG